The Actinoplanes sp. N902-109 genomic interval TAGACGATGCCGTGCACCGGGGTGCCCTCGGCCAGCAGCTGCGCCATCGCGTCGGTCAGCTGGATCTCACCACCGCTGCCCGGCTTGGTGTTGGCGATCGCGTCGAAGATCCTGGCGGGCAGCACGTACCGGCCGACCACGGCGAGGTTGCTCGGCGCTTCCTCCGGCGACGGCTTCTCGACCAGCCCGGTGACCTCGACGATGTCCTCGCCGTGGGTCGACTCCTTGACCGAGGCGATGCCGTAGCGGCTGGTCTCCTCAGGGGACACCTCGATGAAGGCCAGCACGATGCCGCCGGTCTGCGCCTGCAGGTCGAGCATGGCCGGCAGCAGCGGCTTGTCCTCCTCGACGAACTCGTCACCGAGCAGCACCGCGAACGCGTTGTCGCCGATGTGCGAGGCGGCCACCCCGACGGCGTGCCCCAGCCCGAGCGGTTCACCCTGGCGGCAGGTGTAGATGTCGGCCAGTTCGCTCGTCCGGCGTACCGCCGCGAGCCGTTCCTTGTCGCCCTTCTCCTCCAGCCGGGCCTCCACATCGGGCCGCCGGTCGAAGTGGTCGACCATCGAGGTCTTGCCGCGTCCGGTCACCAGCAGGACATCAGTGATGCCCGCCGCGGCGGCTTCCTCGACGATGTACTGCAGAACCGGGCGGTCCACGACGGGGAGCAGTTCCTTGGGAACAGCCTTGGTCGCAGGAAGGAATCGCGTGGCGAGACCGGCGGCCGGAATCACGGCCTTCACGGCCCGACGGCCGGTCGCTTGCGCCTGCGTGGTCATCTGAGGGTCACCGCACCTTCGTTGTGTTCGTGCCCGGACATGCCGCGAGACTATCGGCCGCGGGCCTGTCGCGGCGGTTGTGGCCCACCGGACGCGCCCGTCACGGATCCCGGGTGCTCCAATTGCCCGTCCGTCAGCCCAACCGAAACTGATGGATCAGTCACATTCACCACCGGCATCACCACGCCGTCGGCCAGCCGGTATGTGTCCCGCCCAGCTTTCTTGGCCGCGTACAGAGCGTCGTCCGCCGCGTCGAGAACCTGCTGAGCGCTCCCCCCGTGCTCCGGATACACGGCGATACCGATCGAGACACTGATCGATACCGTCATCGCCACCCCGCTCTGTTCCTTCGCCCGCGGCTCGATGCGAACCGGGACGTCCCGCGTCGCGGCGCCGAGCCGTTCGGCCACGATGATCCCCCCGTACGCATCCGTTTCGGGCAGAAGCACCACAAATTCCTCCCCACCCTGCCGGAACGCGACATCGACCTCACGCAGCGCCATCCGCACCCGCCGGGCGAACTCGCCCAGCACCGTGTCCCCGGCTGCATGCCCATATGTGTCGTTGACTTCCTTGAAGTGGTCGAGGTCAAGCACGAGGACTGTGAACATTCGCCCGAATCGACTCGCCCGCTCTACCTCCCGGCGCAGCGACTCGCGCAGATACCGGTAGTTCCACAACCCCGTGAGCGGGTCGGTCAGCGAGAGCCGCTGAGCCTCCTCATGCATCCGTACGTTGTGCACAGCCACCCCGGCCTGCCCGGCAAACGTGCGCAGGGTCAGCAGGTCGGCATCGTCGAACTCGTCGGCACCCAGCCGGTCGTAGAGCGCGAGCACCCCCAACGTCGCCGGCCTGCCGCTGGTGAAAACCCAATCCCCGGGCACCAGCGGATCCCCGACCGTAGCCGGTGCACAGATCGGCACAGCGAGATATGTGCCGCCGCCCGGCTCGACCGGACTCGGGCCCCGACCCTTTTCGGATGCCGCCTTGCCGGGGCCTCGGCGCGGCTCGCCCTCCGCTGCGACCGTACCGAGAATGCCGTGCCCGATCGGGATCCGGAGGGTGGGAAGCTTGTCCTCCGGCACGTCCCACGGGCCGGAGAGCCCCTCGGCGCACCGAGCGACCAGCACCCCCTCGGCCTGGTCGATGAGCAGGACAACGCCGGCCCGCGCGCCCGTGGCCGACAACGCCGTCCGCAGCAGCACCTGCAGGATCCGATGCAGGTCGTGGGTGCTGGACAGGGTGTCGCCCAGGATCGTGAGATGCCCGCGCAACTGGTCCCGGCTCGCGGTCAACGCCTGCACGTACGCCTGCAACTCCCGGGTCATCCGGTTGAAGGTCTCGCCCAGCTGCCCGATCTCATCCGCCCGCCCCACCGGGACCCGCACCCCGAGCTCCCCGTCCGCCACTCGCCCCGCCGCCCAGGCCAGCTCCTCCAGCGGCCGGGTGGTGGACCGGGCCAGCCACCGCGCCGCAACGATCGCCAGC includes:
- a CDS encoding UTP--glucose-1-phosphate uridylyltransferase, yielding MTTQAQATGRRAVKAVIPAAGLATRFLPATKAVPKELLPVVDRPVLQYIVEEAAAAGITDVLLVTGRGKTSMVDHFDRRPDVEARLEEKGDKERLAAVRRTSELADIYTCRQGEPLGLGHAVGVAASHIGDNAFAVLLGDEFVEEDKPLLPAMLDLQAQTGGIVLAFIEVSPEETSRYGIASVKESTHGEDIVEVTGLVEKPSPEEAPSNLAVVGRYVLPARIFDAIANTKPGSGGEIQLTDAMAQLLAEGTPVHGIVYRGHRYDTGMPLGYLQTVVEIAAKRSDFGAEFKQWLGEFVAGGAKG
- a CDS encoding diguanylate cyclase encodes the protein MTLRGRLSAAFLAVVLGPVLLGSFFVGMTVATVSRDRTNERLDHAVTTARTAIGAMCRQLQAVADAVAVLPAAEQRAAAGQMVARGLATEVRISEQVQPGERNCDPAPEAAGGAQATAVVAGAVQGDVVVLAVERVDPAFVQRLGGTSGVEVSLSSGAAGGSAVRQVPMGAGQPLPLEVQVRADEPVALYVFLTVAVLTVAGLAIVAARWLARSTTRPLEELAWAAGRVADGELGVRVPVGRADEIGQLGETFNRMTRELQAYVQALTASRDQLRGHLTILGDTLSSTHDLHRILQVLLRTALSATGARAGVVLLIDQAEGVLVARCAEGLSGPWDVPEDKLPTLRIPIGHGILGTVAAEGEPRRGPGKAASEKGRGPSPVEPGGGTYLAVPICAPATVGDPLVPGDWVFTSGRPATLGVLALYDRLGADEFDDADLLTLRTFAGQAGVAVHNVRMHEEAQRLSLTDPLTGLWNYRYLRESLRREVERASRFGRMFTVLVLDLDHFKEVNDTYGHAAGDTVLGEFARRVRMALREVDVAFRQGGEEFVVLLPETDAYGGIIVAERLGAATRDVPVRIEPRAKEQSGVAMTVSISVSIGIAVYPEHGGSAQQVLDAADDALYAAKKAGRDTYRLADGVVMPVVNVTDPSVSVGLTDGQLEHPGSVTGASGGPQPPRQARGR